The Prunus persica cultivar Lovell chromosome G7, Prunus_persica_NCBIv2, whole genome shotgun sequence genome has a segment encoding these proteins:
- the LOC18771321 gene encoding 3-ketodihydrosphingosine reductase has translation MMRGIANSAPQRGIAAIVGVGPKLGRSIARKFAHEGYTVAILARDLGRLSKFADEIAREEKAQVFAIRIDCSESRSVREAFEGVLSLGFVEVLVYNACQQPSNWHPTHFTDIRLDSFEKSLAVSSVGAFHCAQQVLPGMVERGKGTILFTGCSASLNGIAGYSELCCGKFALRALSQCLSMEFQPLGVHIAHVIIGGVIGQPRGGQSSSSTASLRTTSFGDGSMDPDAVAQTYWQLHVQDRSAWTQEIDLRPSHPPRFC, from the exons ATGATGAGAGGCATAGCAAACTCCGCTCCTCAGCGAGGTATAGCCGCCATCGTGGGCGTTGGGCCGAAGCTGGGCCGCTCCATCGCCCGAAAGTTCGCCCACGAAGGCTATACCGTCGCTATTCTAGCCCGCGATCTCGGGAGACTCTCGAAATTCGCGGACGAGATCGCTAGGGAAGAAAAAGCCCAGGTTTTCGCCATACGGATCGACTGCTCCGAGTCTAGAAGCGTGAGGGAGGCATTTGAAGGGGTTTTGTCTTTGGGTTTTGTGGAGGTGCTGGTCTACAATGCCTGCCAGCAGCCCTCCAATTGGCACCCCACCCACTTCACCGACATCCGCCTCGACTCTTTCGAGAAGTCCCTTGCCGTCTCTTCTGTCGGAGCCTTTCACTGTGCTCAACAG gtTCTTCCGGGAATGGTGGAAAGAGGAAAAGGGACGATTTTGTTTACAGGGTGTTCAGCTTCACTCAATGGCATTGCTGGCTACTCTGAGCTCT GCTGTGGAAAATTTGCGTTGAGAGCACTGTCACAGTGCCTGTCCATGGAGTTTCAACCGCTGGGTGTACACATAGCGCATGTTATCATCGGCGGGGTGATTGGCCAACCTAGAGGGGGTCAATCGTCCTCGTCGACCGCTTCGCTGAGGACGACGTCGTTCGGGGACGGGTCAATGGACCCGGACGCGGTGGCTCAAACCTACTGGCAGTTGCACGTCCAAGACCGGAGTGCTTGGACCCAAGAGATCGACCTCCGTCCCTCTCACCCACCCAGATTCTGTTAG
- the LOC18771523 gene encoding zinc finger CCCH domain-containing protein 62, with protein MAGREGTRAFICISSSSEEEEDDDSDQVEDSGTEEEEDDGDDEDDEGDDYDDEQIEEADDEALSNKVIRSLKEGSDLDSLNLKECKAYLRRNGLRISGTKSVCIQRIEEHQRLKDGNGEALYPKSSFVVNCTGDVCKGDVVLFTQKVYEKFDKVTRHGRILGKRTVAGRVVKESYGAAKQQHTFTVEVLWSRGIKKLCPLFPLLVKGRNLYRLRTFRQRWSNEAERSKVLAEKHRRGEAARRVRAMKKSKKSAANGGVKRQKQSHFTRPNQIRKNNESEKGKHLDRLQKRTSHGSFCQHRAALPSKQLTLQPSAMSKASQCFSRHQNPACFNIDRVPALHSQAVPQIPLQSQLEFQHRSAPFQSFSHAMNSNSTMLRYPVTTNVDTLIAPASQFQRFRNSSYSHNGYVLPGHNLENWDHLPGVNFGRRFHPYSSGADTNGQMRKGQR; from the exons agacgacgaCAGCGACCAAGTAGAAGACAGCGgcacagaagaagaagaagatgatggcgaCGATGAAGACGACGAAGGTGACGACTATGATGATGAGCAAATTGAGGAGGCCGATGACGAGGCTCTCTCCAACAAAGTGATCCGCTCTCTCAAag AAGGGAGTGATTTGGATTCTTTAAATCTCAAAGAGTGCAAAGCATATTTGCGGAGGAACGGCCTTAGAATATCTGGAACCAAATCTGTTTGTATACAAAGAATCGAAGAGCACCAGAG ATTGAAAGATGGAAATGGTGAAGCACTTTACCCTAAATCATCCTTTGTAGTTAATTGTACAG GTGATGTCTGCAAGGGAGATGTCGTGCTCTTCACCCAGAAAGTTTATGAGAA ATTTGATAAAGTGACAAGGCACGGAAGGATTCTAGGGAAGAGAACTGTTGCTGGCAGGGTTGTCAAAGAAAGCTATGGTGCAGCCAAACAACAACATACTTTTACG GTTGAAGTGCTGTGGAGCAGGGGAATAAAGAAGCTGTGCCCTCTATTTCCTTTGCTTGTGAAGGGTCGTAATCTCTATAGATTGAGAACCTTTAGACAG CGCTGGAGTAATGAAGCTGAAAGATCAAAAGTGCTTGCTGAGAAGCACAGACGAGGTGAAGCAGCAAGACGTGTCAGAGCAATGAAAAAATCGAAGAAATCAGCTGCAAATGGAG GTGTGAAACGTCAGAAGCAATCACATTTTACCAGACCAAATCAAATTAGGAAAAACAATGAATCAGAAAAGGGAAAGCATTTGGATAGACTCCAAAAAAGGACATCCCATGGATCTTTCTGTCAACATCGAGCAGCCCTACCATCAAAACAGCTGACTTTGCAACCAAGTGCAATGAGTAAAGCCTCTCAATGTTTTAGTAGGCATCAGAATCCAGCTTGCTTTAATATTGATAGAGTTCCAGCTCTTCATTCACAGGCTGTCCCTCAAATACCTCTCCAATCTCAACTAGAATTTCAACACAGGAGTGCACCTTTCCAGTCTTTTAGTCATGCCATGAACTCGAATTCAACCATGTTGAGATATCCTGTAACAACTAATGTTGATACACTTATTGCACCTGCCTCACAATTTCAGAGGTTCCGTAACAGCAGTTATAGCCACAATGGTTATGTACTTCCTGGCCACAATCTTGAAAATTGGGATCATTTACCAGGTGTGAATTTTGGCAGGCGATTTCATCCCTATAGTTCAGGAGCTGACACAAATGGACAGATGAG GAAGGGACAGAGATGA